A DNA window from Hordeum vulgare subsp. vulgare chromosome 1H, MorexV3_pseudomolecules_assembly, whole genome shotgun sequence contains the following coding sequences:
- the LOC123425326 gene encoding cullin-1-like — MAGHGQDRKTIDLEDGWAFMQRGITKLINILEGKPEPQFSSEDYMMLYTTIYNMCTQKPPHDYSQQLYDKYREAFEEYIRATVLPSLKEKHDEFMLRELVQRWSNHKVMVRWLSRFFHYLDRYFITRRSLTALRDVGLICFRDLIFEEIKGKVKDAVIALIDQEREGEQIDRALLKNVLDIFVEIGLGNMDCYENDFEDFLLKDTTDYYSVKAQSWIVEDSCPDYMIKAEECLKREKERVGHYLHINSEPKLLEKLQNELLANYATQLLEKEHSGCFALLRDDKVEDLSRMYRLFSKINRGLDPISNMFKTHVTNEGTALVKQAEDSANNKKPEKKEVVGMQEQVFVWKIIELHDKYVAYVTDCFQGHTLFHKALKEAFEVFCNKGVSGSSSAELLATFCDNILKKGCSEKLSDEAIEDALEKVVRLLAYVSDKDLFAEFYRKKLARRLLFDKSANDEHERSILTKLKQQCGGQFTSKMEGMVTDLAVARDHQTKFEEFVADHPESNPGVDLAVTVLTTGFWPTYKTFDINLPSEMVKCVEVFKEFYATRTKHRKLTWIYSLGTCNISAKFDAKTIELIVTTYQAALLLLFNGSTKLSYSEIVTQLNLSDDDVVRLLHSLSCAKYKILSKEPAGRTISPNDSFEFNSKFTDRMRRIKIPLPPVDEKKKVVEDVDKDRRYAIDASIVRIMKSRKVMAHTQLVAECVEQLSRMFKPDFKAIKKRIEDLITRDYLERDKDNANTYRYLA, encoded by the exons ATGGCGGGACACGGGCAGGACCGCAAGACGATCGATCTGGAGGATGGGTGGGCGTTCATGCAGCGGGGGATCACCAAGCTCATCAACATCCTCGAGGGCAAGCCGGAGCCACAGTTCAGCTCCGAGGACTACATGATGCTCTACAC GACGATATACAACATGTGCACGCAGAAGCCCCCGCACGACTATTCGCAGCAGCTCTATGACAAGTACCGCGAGGCCTTCGAGGAGTACATCCGGGCCACG GTCTTGCCATCATTAAAAGAGAAGCATGATGAGTTTATGCTCAGAGAGCTGGTACAAAGGTGGTCAAACCATAAAGTTATGGTTAGGTGGCTTTCACGCTTTTTCCATTATCTCGACCGGTACTTCATCACACGGAGGTCCCTTACTGCACTTAGAGATGTTGGGCTTATTTGCTTCCGAGACCTG ATATTTGAAGAGATCAAAGGGAAGGTAAAAGATGCGGTGATAGCTCTG ATCGATCAAGAGCGTGAAGGTGAACAGATTGACAGGGCCTTGCTGAAGAACGTCTTGGATATATTCGTTGAGATTGGGTTAGGTAATATGGATTGTTACGAGAATGACTTCGAAGATTTCTTGCTTAAGGATACTACAGATTACTACTCTGTCAAAGCTCAAAGCTGGATTGTTGAGGATTCTTGTCCTGATTACATGATAAAG GCTGAAGAGTGCctgaaaagagagaaggagcgaGTTGGTCACTACTTGCATATTAATAGTGAGCCGAAGTTGCTGGAG AAATTGCAAAATGAATTGCTTGCCAATTATGCAACACAACTTTTGGAGAAGGAGCATTCTGGATGTTTTGCATTGCTTCGGGATGATAAG GTTGAGGATCTTTCAAGGATGTACAGACTCTTCTCAAAAATCAACCGCGGTCTGGATCCTATTTCTAACATGTTTAAAACG CATGTTACGAATGAGGGTACAGCCTTGGTCAAGCAAGCAGAAGATTCTGCTAATAACAAGAAG CCAGAGAAGAAGGAGGTTGTTGGCATGCAGGAACAG GTGTTTGTCTGGAAAATCATTGAGCTGCATGACAAGTATGTAGCATATGTGACAGATTGTTTTCAGGGCCATACACTCTTTCACAAG GCACTTAAAGAAGCCTTTGAGGTCTTCTGCAATAAGGGTGTCTCTGGCAGTTCCAGTGCTGAATTACTTGCCACCTTCTGTGACAACATTTTGAAGAAAGGCTGCAGTGAGAAGCTCAGCGATGAAGCCATTGAGGATGCTCTTGAGAAG GTGGTTCGGTTGCTTGCGTATGTTAGTGATAAAGATCTCTTTGCCGAGTTCTACAG GAAGAAGCTTGCAAGAAGATTGCTTTTTGACAAGAGCGCCAATGATGAACATGAaagaagcatcctgacaaagctcAAGCAGCAGTGCGGTGGGCAGTTCACTTCAAAAATGGAGGGCATGGTTACCGACCTTGCTGTTGCAAGAGATCATCAAACTAAGTTTGAAGAGTTCGTAGCTGATCATCCGGAGTCAAATCCTGGGGTAGACTTGGCTGTCACTGTCTTGACAACAGGATTCTGGCCAACCTACAAAACTTTTGACATAAACCTTCCCTCTGAGATG GTGAAATGCGTAGAGGTTTTTAAGGAATTCTacgcaacaagaacaaagcacagGAAGCTTACCTGGATATACTCCTTGGGAACCTGCAATATCAGTGCAAAATTTGATGCTAAAACTATAGAGCTCATTGTTACAACGTATCAG GctgcgttgctgttgttgttcaatGGATCTACTAAGCTTAGTTACTCTGAGATTGTAACACAGCTGAACCTTTCAGATGATGATGTTGTCCGTTTGCTCCATTCTCTCTCTTGTGCGAAATACAAGATTCTTAGCAAAGAACCAGCTGGTAGAACTATTTCGCCCAATGATTCTTTTGAGTTCAATTCAAAATTTACTGACAGGATGAGAAGGATCAAG ATACCCCTACCTCCTGTCGATGAGAAGAAAAAGGTGGTTGAGGATGTTGACAAGGACCGGAGGTATGCAATTGATGCATCAATTGTGCGTATCATGAAAAGTCGCAAAGTTATGGCCCATACACAGCTAGTTGCGGAATGTGTGGAGCAGCTCAGCCGCATGTTCAAG